The following proteins come from a genomic window of Eubalaena glacialis isolate mEubGla1 chromosome X, mEubGla1.1.hap2.+ XY, whole genome shotgun sequence:
- the LOC133081861 gene encoding LOW QUALITY PROTEIN: nuclear RNA export factor 3-like (The sequence of the model RefSeq protein was modified relative to this genomic sequence to represent the inferred CDS: inserted 1 base in 1 codon; substituted 1 base at 1 genomic stop codon), giving the protein MERNRQDETLGSWFKTTIPFGIQYDEKWLLNLIQKQCSVPFTPVEFHYEKMQAQFFVENANIAFALKNVNGKIYNEANERISIFVDPCDAPHSVRKELRSEKVEQIKLPVKERHDASQQSLDIQRLCSDPDLMTRDTGMARNPRNGMAASLQIHPGNMPKLLPLDLSNKKPYQLHGLSNTMPNASNTKNLNLSNTEVKSAGEMDKGERLEPEGMCADRNPPCTTFPDKSTNISSILELFPKLLTLGGQETSSLAKCGIEACKRLPTCKGSYFGSDELKSLVLQFLQQYYLIHDYGDRQGLVGAYHEEACFSLTIPFHPEDPAPSSLCEYFKDSRNMKKLKDPHLRVQLLKHTKHDIVHTLCVLPKTQHDFSSFVVDMWFQTETMHCFSVSGVFKEVEGSSQGCVRAFTRTFIATPASYSSLCIMNDELFVRDASPSETQSVFSIPVPTPTSSSMHTLSQEQQDIMQASSTRPEVNLXWSQKCFQYNDXDYTRTKKFFTHQKVNSENSEIRRNRPLGFQEGEGGQKSGALGLKLTAAGSADIPILSLYSL; this is encoded by the exons ATTCCCTTCGGTATTCAATATGATGAGAAGTGGCTGCTGAATTTGATTCAGAAGCAATGCAGTGTCCCCTTCACCCCAGTCGAA TTTCACTATGAGAAAATGCAGGCCCAGTTCTTCGTTGAGAATGCCAACATTGCCTTCGCACTGAAGAATGTCAACGGCAAGATTTACAATGAGGCTAATGAAAGG ATATCTATCTTTGTTGATCCCTGTGATGCACCCCACTCTGTGCGGAAGGAGCTGAGGTCAGAAAAGGTGGAGCAGATAAAG CTGCCCGTGAAGGAACGACATGATGCCTCCCAGCAATCTCTTGACATCCAGAGGCTCTGCTCTGACCCTG ACTTGATGACCCGTGATACTGGAATGGCGCGAAACCCTAGAAATGGCATGGCCGCCTCCCTGCAGATCCATCCAGGGAATATGCCCAAG CTTTTGCCCTTGGACCTGAGCAATAAGAAACCCTACCAGCTGCATGGCCTGTCCAACACTATGCCGAATGCTTCCAACACCAAGAACTTGAACCTCTCCAACACTGAG GTGAAGTCTGCAGGGGAGATGGACAAGGGTGAGCGGCTGGAGCCAGAAGGGATGTGTGCAGACAGAAACCCCCCATGCACCACCTTCCCTGATAAGTCAACCAACATAAG CTCCATCCTGGAATTGTTCCCCAAGTTACTAACCTTG GGTGGCCAGGAGACATCCTCACTGGCTAAGTGTGGTATTGAAGCCTGCAAGCGCTTACCAACCTGCAAG GGCAGCTACTTTGGATCTGATGAGCTGAAGAGCCTAGTCCTGCAATTCCTGCAGCA GTACTACTTGATCCATGACTATGGAGACCGACAGGGTCTCGTGGGCGCTTATCACGAGGAGGCCTGCTTCTCCCTGACCATTCCCTTCCACCCCGAGGACCCAGCCCC AAGCAGCTTGTGCGAGTACTTCAAGGACAGCAGGAATATGAAGAAGCTCAAGGACCCCC ACCTGCGGGTCCAGCTGCTGAAGCACACAAAACATGACATTGTGCACACCCTCTGTGTGTTGCCCAAGACTCAGCATGACTTCAGCTCCTTCGTGGTGGACATGTGGTTCCAGACG GAAACGATGCACTGCTTCTCTGTCAGTGGGGTGTTCAAGGAAG TGGAAGGAAGTTCTCAGGGCTGTGTGCGTGCTTTCACCCGGACCTTCATTGCTACCCCTGCCAGCTACTCCAG TCTGTGCATCATGAATGACGAGCTGTTTGTGAGGGACGCCAGCCCCAGTGAGACCCAGAGTGTGTTCTCCATCCCAGTGCCTACACCCACCTCCAGCTCCATGCACACCCTCTCCCAGGAGCAGCAGGACATCATGCAGGCATCCTCCACCCGACCTGAGGTGAACCTCTAGTGGTCTCAGAA GTGCTTTCAGTACAATG TAGACTATACCAGAACTAAAAAATTCTTTACTCATCAAAAAGTCAATTCTGAGAATTCAGAGATAAGAAGAAATAGACCTCTAGGGTTTCAGGAAGGTGAAGGCGGACAGAAGTCAGGTGCCCTGGGGTTGAAACTCACGGCTGCTGGCTCTGCTGACATCCCAATTCTTTCTCTTTACTCTCTTTAG